In Armatimonadota bacterium, a single genomic region encodes these proteins:
- a CDS encoding polyprenyl synthetase family protein, which translates to MSQSAIHILSNPELRAELLGRVSDEVAEIEREIRLAVDSKVEIIRQVADHTLSAGGKRLRPAFVILAGKAVNPDVDEDRLRRLGACMEIIHMATLVHDDVLDNSPTRRGKPTASATFGNIAAIMSGDVFLAKAMLLLANDGDLDVIRTVSAAVTEIAEGEVLEIEARGDFDLDETAHLNILKMKTAAFIRCCCEIGALAAGGTKAQVAALGSYGEKAGIAFQIADDLLDYRGDKAKTGKPVATDFREGQATLPLIYLREKLSDAELQIARRRFGGTVNEDEIRMICDWMASRGAFTRSEEIAQRYIDQAQADLDTLEPSMAREMLSAISEYVLARQA; encoded by the coding sequence ATGAGCCAATCCGCAATCCATATCCTCTCCAACCCTGAGCTCCGAGCCGAACTGCTTGGTCGGGTTTCCGATGAAGTCGCCGAGATCGAGCGCGAAATACGCCTCGCAGTTGACTCGAAAGTTGAGATCATCCGGCAAGTTGCCGATCACACGCTGAGCGCTGGCGGCAAGCGACTCCGCCCCGCATTTGTGATTCTCGCCGGAAAAGCGGTCAACCCTGACGTGGACGAGGACCGCTTGCGTCGCTTAGGAGCTTGCATGGAGATCATCCATATGGCAACGCTCGTTCACGATGATGTTCTCGACAATTCGCCTACTCGTCGCGGAAAGCCTACAGCGAGCGCGACGTTTGGGAACATCGCGGCGATCATGTCGGGCGATGTGTTTCTTGCCAAGGCGATGCTGTTGTTAGCAAACGACGGCGATCTGGATGTCATCCGCACCGTCAGTGCTGCGGTGACAGAGATCGCGGAAGGCGAAGTGCTCGAGATCGAGGCGAGGGGCGATTTTGACCTGGACGAAACTGCACATCTTAACATCCTCAAGATGAAAACGGCGGCGTTCATTCGCTGCTGCTGCGAAATCGGGGCGCTTGCGGCAGGAGGCACCAAGGCCCAGGTCGCCGCTCTGGGCAGCTACGGCGAAAAGGCAGGAATCGCCTTCCAGATCGCCGATGACCTTCTCGATTACCGAGGCGACAAGGCGAAGACAGGCAAGCCGGTCGCCACTGACTTTCGAGAAGGGCAGGCAACCTTGCCGCTGATCTATCTTCGCGAAAAGCTGAGCGATGCTGAACTCCAAATCGCGCGAAGGCGATTTGGCGGAACTGTGAACGAAGATGAGATTCGGATGATCTGCGACTGGATGGCAAGCAGAGGGGCTTTCACTCGGTCTGAAGAAATCGCTCAAAGATACATTGATCAAGCTCAAGCTGACCTGGACACCCTGGAACCAAGCATGGCTAGAGAGATGTTATCCGCGATTTCAGAGTACGTGTTGGCTCGACAGGCTTAA
- a CDS encoding GNAT family N-acetyltransferase, whose amino-acid sequence MEHRPLTDQEIIERCCLNMTETYFSIAQSAVGATRYFDDGVMGWFSELDHPATNVAVIARATPKSLLELRRQKDIHGPFTSYVLPTNDDSAVLEMATRAGFSVGNRLNLMYLKPRPQKSEPELEFLRESSDRFDLTYFLARQFFFEMDDEFSTMIAGLTAKTARCELIRFRRGPNVEAGAMVSQVRDTLGFYNIAVAPDRRHRGVGGTVLSHLIGLAGARNCYAVLQCGDALVEWYERIGFRRYGSVVMIQA is encoded by the coding sequence GTGGAGCACCGTCCTTTAACCGACCAAGAGATCATTGAGCGTTGCTGTCTCAACATGACGGAGACGTACTTTAGCATCGCGCAAAGCGCGGTTGGAGCAACGAGATACTTTGACGACGGAGTGATGGGATGGTTTTCTGAACTTGATCATCCTGCAACCAACGTCGCTGTGATTGCACGTGCAACTCCAAAATCTCTGCTTGAACTTCGCCGTCAGAAGGACATTCACGGTCCTTTCACAAGCTATGTGCTCCCCACAAATGACGACTCAGCGGTGCTAGAAATGGCAACTCGCGCAGGGTTTTCAGTTGGCAATCGACTCAACTTGATGTACCTCAAGCCGCGCCCTCAGAAATCCGAGCCCGAACTGGAGTTTTTGAGAGAGTCCTCCGATCGATTCGATCTGACCTATTTTCTTGCCCGCCAATTTTTCTTTGAAATGGACGACGAGTTCAGCACGATGATCGCTGGGTTGACGGCGAAAACCGCCAGATGTGAGCTGATTCGCTTCCGACGAGGACCCAATGTCGAAGCGGGTGCGATGGTGTCTCAGGTTCGGGATACGCTCGGGTTCTATAACATCGCGGTTGCTCCAGACCGCCGCCATCGGGGCGTTGGCGGCACTGTTCTTAGCCACCTCATTGGCCTGGCAGGAGCTAGAAACTGTTATGCAGTTCTGCAATGCGGCGATGCCCTGGTTGAGTGGTATGAGCGGATCGGTTTCCGGCGCTACGGATCAGTCGTGATGATTCAGGCTTAA
- a CDS encoding ATP-binding protein, which produces MKHSEKAIKVAKGFVSSVTAFATGAVIIGLIVSFSLYNRYQGEIQSIFRVYRLEESDRVNLEKFKVESAFQSLKGSLIAASHSPELQHAISDPGSNDVKLASEILPTFASQEARGLFVVVPSKNSPRIIAVGEGSRNIETLRSGLKNLLEQYSQSYPDMSRIWLQDYPASVTNLVATPDPKSLVSRVEKSFVYGIPLFDQGGRFSGVLAVSLDASFLERKLSSSDRAIVEKNKRFVAYPAGFGTVESFWPAVQRGQATNSTIYGQALGLDMADTNGKWVLWSARFDTDFWSRSDVAVLKQNLVSSCLMTWTLLGFGIFLVAKIRRKQEDRFQGLLRNSTEIILLCDEVGEINQVGGNTRQLIGWKSEELSGVNLSLFLSAETRRDLSDLLDIVTRTPHATQSIQVQIEKPDKTLRWHELVATNLRHDPEVDGIVITLRNIEAQKAGEMMLIQAKDSAERANVAKSEFLSRMSHELRTPLNAILGFSQLLQMSDLQEHDRESVDQVLKSGRHLLGLINDILDISRIETNNISVSKEPVLVSEVVQDCVSNVQLLAKSRGIEIELKVPDDVYFRADRQRIAQVVINLLSNAVKYNREEGKVLLEVTKTQSDVYLSVTDTGNGIADELLPRLFTPFDRLGADRSRVEGTGLGLSLSKTLIEAMDGRINVLSKVGEGTTFVIALPAAQAKSGVTLKLVNGFDENEIRILYIEDNEVNIDLMQRVFADYRNIKLLEAREGWLGVAVAREQVPDLILLDNNLPDIDAVRVIEELRSNPVTRNIDIFVISADITSERISACLEAGAKQFIQKPIDVNNFLSALEQNLKAA; this is translated from the coding sequence ATGAAGCATAGCGAAAAAGCGATTAAGGTGGCAAAGGGATTTGTTTCGTCAGTTACGGCGTTCGCCACGGGCGCGGTGATCATCGGTCTGATTGTCTCCTTTTCGTTGTACAACCGCTATCAAGGTGAAATTCAGAGCATCTTTCGGGTTTACCGACTCGAAGAGTCTGACCGAGTCAATCTAGAGAAATTCAAAGTTGAGTCAGCGTTCCAGTCATTGAAAGGCAGCCTGATTGCCGCCTCGCACTCGCCGGAACTTCAGCATGCGATCTCGGATCCAGGGTCGAATGATGTCAAGTTAGCCTCAGAGATCCTGCCCACATTCGCGTCGCAGGAGGCAAGGGGGCTGTTTGTTGTTGTACCGTCCAAAAATTCGCCGCGAATCATTGCTGTTGGTGAGGGATCTCGTAACATCGAAACTCTGCGGTCAGGATTGAAGAACCTGCTGGAGCAGTACAGCCAGAGTTATCCTGACATGTCTCGGATATGGCTCCAAGACTATCCGGCTTCCGTGACGAACCTTGTTGCAACTCCAGATCCAAAGTCGCTTGTATCTAGGGTAGAAAAGTCGTTCGTCTACGGAATTCCGCTCTTCGACCAAGGTGGGCGATTTTCTGGCGTCCTGGCAGTCAGCCTCGACGCATCGTTTCTTGAGCGGAAGTTGTCGAGCTCAGATCGAGCGATCGTTGAAAAGAACAAGAGGTTTGTAGCCTATCCCGCTGGTTTCGGGACTGTCGAATCTTTCTGGCCTGCAGTGCAGAGGGGACAGGCAACAAACTCGACGATTTATGGTCAGGCTCTTGGCTTGGATATGGCGGATACCAACGGCAAATGGGTTCTTTGGAGCGCCCGCTTTGATACCGATTTTTGGTCGCGATCTGACGTTGCCGTTCTCAAACAGAATCTTGTCAGCTCCTGCCTCATGACCTGGACTCTGCTCGGATTTGGGATTTTCCTCGTCGCAAAAATTCGTCGGAAGCAAGAAGATCGGTTCCAAGGTTTGCTCCGCAATTCAACCGAAATCATCTTGCTCTGTGATGAAGTTGGCGAGATTAATCAGGTTGGAGGCAACACACGTCAGCTAATTGGGTGGAAGTCGGAAGAACTATCTGGAGTTAATCTATCGCTCTTCCTCTCTGCCGAGACAAGAAGAGACCTTTCAGACCTGCTTGATATCGTTACCCGGACTCCTCACGCCACTCAGTCAATTCAAGTCCAGATTGAGAAGCCTGACAAAACTCTTCGATGGCATGAACTTGTCGCAACGAACTTGCGACATGATCCCGAAGTCGACGGCATAGTCATCACCTTACGAAACATCGAAGCTCAAAAAGCAGGTGAAATGATGTTGATTCAAGCCAAAGACTCAGCTGAGAGGGCAAATGTCGCCAAGAGCGAGTTTCTAAGCCGAATGAGTCACGAACTGCGGACACCGCTCAACGCTATTCTCGGCTTTAGCCAGCTTCTGCAGATGAGCGATCTTCAGGAGCACGATCGGGAAAGCGTGGATCAGGTCCTGAAGAGCGGTCGCCACCTTCTGGGACTCATCAATGACATTCTTGATATCAGCCGGATCGAGACCAACAACATCTCTGTCTCGAAAGAACCCGTGCTGGTATCGGAAGTCGTACAGGATTGCGTGAGCAATGTTCAATTGCTAGCCAAGAGTAGGGGCATCGAGATCGAACTCAAAGTACCTGACGATGTCTATTTCCGGGCAGATCGTCAGCGCATTGCTCAAGTTGTCATTAACCTTCTTTCAAACGCGGTGAAGTACAACCGGGAAGAAGGAAAGGTTCTTCTCGAGGTGACGAAGACCCAATCTGACGTATACCTCTCGGTCACCGATACCGGAAATGGCATCGCCGATGAGTTGCTTCCTCGGCTTTTCACTCCATTCGATCGCCTTGGGGCGGATCGAAGCCGGGTTGAAGGAACCGGTCTCGGACTATCACTCAGCAAAACCTTGATTGAAGCGATGGACGGACGAATCAACGTGCTTTCCAAAGTGGGAGAAGGAACCACGTTCGTCATTGCCCTACCGGCGGCTCAAGCAAAATCGGGAGTAACGCTAAAGTTGGTTAATGGCTTTGACGAAAACGAGATCCGCATTCTTTACATCGAAGACAACGAAGTCAACATCGACTTGATGCAACGAGTGTTCGCAGACTACAGAAACATCAAGCTCCTCGAGGCCCGCGAAGGCTGGCTTGGCGTTGCGGTGGCTCGAGAACAGGTCCCCGACCTTATTCTTCTTGACAACAACTTGCCAGATATTGACGCGGTCCGTGTGATTGAGGAACTGCGCTCAAACCCAGTAACTCGGAACATAGATATTTTCGTCATAAGTGCCGACATTACATCAGAGCGCATCTCAGCTTGTCTCGAAGCCGGTGCCAAGCAGTTCATTCAAAAGCCGATCGATGTCAACAACTTTCTATCTGCCTTAGAGCAAAATCTGAAGGCCGCCTAA
- a CDS encoding HD domain-containing phosphohydrolase — protein sequence MDTTTLFNLNIVVVDDEPANVLLLRRVLEQIGFTHVTGFTNPVDGWSYVDQNGADLLLLDLQMPIMDGFEILEKLQARGMNHSFIPVMVLTADATPNAKRQALSLGANDFLTKPFEAFEVGLRVKNLLRMRSLYTNLSDEKSTLEEKVEERTEAIKKTQLEIVERLGLATEFRDDDTKEHVTRVGELAGKIAAMLGLSAEFISTIRYSALLHDVGKIGISDTILLKPGKLTEEEYEMMKQHTKIGAQILGGSKSEILSMAEEIAITHHERWDGRGYPNRIVGPDIPLSGRIVAVVDVFDALTNERSYKKAWPVQDALAEIERNSGSQFDPMVVDALLQLFPWYQRQDEQKAA from the coding sequence ATGGATACCACCACGCTCTTCAACCTGAACATTGTCGTTGTCGACGATGAACCAGCGAACGTCTTGCTATTAAGGCGAGTACTTGAACAGATTGGATTTACCCATGTGACTGGCTTTACAAATCCGGTTGACGGCTGGAGCTATGTGGATCAGAACGGAGCAGATCTACTGCTACTTGATCTTCAGATGCCGATCATGGATGGTTTTGAGATCCTCGAAAAGCTGCAAGCAAGAGGTATGAATCACAGTTTCATTCCCGTGATGGTCCTCACCGCGGATGCAACTCCAAACGCGAAGCGCCAGGCCCTGTCATTAGGCGCGAATGATTTTCTTACTAAACCGTTTGAGGCATTTGAAGTCGGACTTCGGGTCAAGAATCTGCTGCGAATGAGGTCGCTCTATACAAACCTGAGCGATGAAAAGTCGACTCTTGAAGAAAAGGTTGAAGAACGAACGGAAGCGATCAAGAAGACTCAGCTGGAGATTGTGGAGCGCCTAGGACTTGCGACCGAGTTTCGAGACGACGATACCAAAGAACACGTCACCCGCGTTGGTGAGCTCGCGGGCAAAATCGCCGCGATGCTCGGACTTTCAGCCGAGTTCATTTCGACGATACGCTATTCAGCTCTGCTTCATGACGTCGGCAAAATCGGCATCTCCGATACGATTCTGCTCAAGCCCGGGAAGCTGACTGAAGAAGAGTACGAGATGATGAAGCAGCACACAAAAATCGGTGCTCAAATTCTTGGCGGCAGCAAGAGCGAAATCCTCTCGATGGCAGAGGAAATCGCCATCACCCACCACGAACGATGGGACGGCCGTGGTTATCCCAATCGCATCGTCGGGCCAGATATTCCACTTTCAGGTCGCATAGTGGCAGTTGTTGACGTCTTCGATGCGCTCACCAACGAGCGATCGTACAAGAAGGCGTGGCCCGTCCAGGATGCGCTGGCCGAAATCGAGCGCAATTCGGGCAGCCAGTTTGACCCCATGGTCGTAGATGCCCTTCTCCAGCTCTTCCCTTGGTATCAGCGTCAAGACGAACAAAAGGCCGCTTAG
- a CDS encoding aldehyde dehydrogenase family protein translates to MSKVTEILETMEYGPAPEDAKLVNEWLDAHGRKFGVYVGGAWMDGSTHFASVNPATGEEIAQITQASDATVDAAVAAATAAQQEWAANPALRQQKLYAIARQIQKHSRLFAVLETLDNGKPIRETRDLDIPLVSRHFYYHAGWAPLMAGELPGYKPVGVCGQIIPWNFPLLMLAWKIAPALAMGNTIILKPAEFTSLTALLFAEICDQVGVPAGVVNIVTGDGETGKAVVAHPGIQKLAFTGSTEVGRILRQVTSNTDKKLSLELGGKSPYIVFDDADLDSAVEGLVDAIWFNQGQVCCAGSRLLVQESIAEKAYAKIRTRMSKLRVGNPLDKVVDIGAIVDLSQLERIKELVEVGVKEGATKFQPACTLPSQGWFYPPTLLTDVEPASTVAQVEIFGPVLVAMTFRTPAEAVALANNTPYGLASSVWTQNLDVAHDVAAQIKAGTVWVNCTNQFDASAGFGGYRESGYGREGGKEGLYEYVKFDSQSSVFSLQSSVSEAPILLDRTHKLYIGGKQVRPDGGFSFEVIGGEYARANRKDVRNAVEAAEGAASAWAGSTGFLRSQILYYLAENLTAGRDAMVAALKLGGSADAEKEFEASIAIILHYAAWADKYDGQVHQAPLRGLVYTRNEPLGASGVFAPSAPVLAGFLGACLPLIAMGSPVVAVASEKAPLAAMELVRVIEASDIPSGVWNVLTGVHAELEPTFGDHLGLNAVWHFGSVEGGQRIQKLSAGNLKQTWAMPEGSVDWHGQPSKEFLRRATQVKNIWVPYGA, encoded by the coding sequence ATGAGCAAGGTAACTGAGATTTTGGAGACAATGGAATACGGCCCCGCGCCGGAGGATGCGAAGCTGGTCAATGAGTGGTTGGATGCTCATGGTCGGAAGTTCGGAGTCTATGTCGGCGGAGCATGGATGGATGGTTCGACACACTTTGCCTCGGTCAATCCTGCTACCGGAGAGGAGATCGCCCAGATCACTCAAGCTTCGGATGCTACTGTCGATGCCGCAGTTGCCGCCGCAACCGCAGCCCAACAAGAATGGGCCGCGAACCCAGCTCTTCGCCAGCAAAAGCTCTACGCGATTGCTCGGCAAATTCAGAAGCATTCGCGTCTCTTCGCGGTTCTGGAAACCCTCGATAACGGCAAACCGATCCGTGAGACCCGCGACCTAGACATCCCCCTTGTTTCGCGACATTTCTACTACCACGCCGGTTGGGCACCGCTAATGGCAGGAGAACTTCCTGGATACAAACCGGTGGGCGTCTGCGGCCAAATCATCCCTTGGAACTTCCCCCTTTTGATGCTTGCCTGGAAGATTGCTCCGGCCTTAGCGATGGGAAACACGATCATCCTCAAACCCGCCGAGTTCACTTCTTTGACGGCGTTGCTGTTCGCCGAAATCTGCGATCAAGTCGGGGTTCCGGCGGGGGTTGTGAACATCGTCACCGGCGATGGAGAGACTGGGAAGGCAGTTGTGGCTCATCCGGGAATTCAAAAGTTGGCTTTCACCGGTTCGACGGAAGTGGGCCGCATTCTGCGGCAAGTCACCTCGAATACCGATAAGAAGCTTTCTCTCGAACTAGGCGGAAAATCGCCGTATATCGTGTTCGACGATGCCGATCTCGATTCGGCGGTCGAGGGACTAGTGGACGCAATTTGGTTCAACCAGGGTCAAGTGTGCTGTGCAGGCTCTCGGCTGTTGGTTCAAGAGTCGATTGCCGAAAAAGCGTACGCCAAGATTCGGACCCGAATGTCCAAGCTTCGGGTCGGAAACCCGCTCGATAAGGTTGTTGACATCGGCGCAATCGTTGACCTCAGCCAACTCGAGAGGATCAAGGAATTAGTCGAAGTCGGAGTGAAGGAAGGCGCGACCAAGTTTCAGCCCGCTTGCACTCTGCCGAGCCAAGGGTGGTTCTATCCCCCAACTCTGTTGACGGATGTTGAACCCGCTTCAACAGTTGCTCAGGTCGAGATCTTTGGGCCAGTGTTAGTGGCGATGACTTTCCGAACTCCGGCTGAAGCGGTTGCGTTGGCGAACAATACGCCTTACGGCCTGGCCAGCAGCGTTTGGACTCAGAACCTCGATGTGGCGCACGACGTTGCCGCGCAGATCAAGGCGGGGACGGTATGGGTGAATTGCACTAACCAGTTCGACGCGAGCGCAGGCTTTGGCGGATATCGGGAGAGTGGCTATGGGCGCGAGGGCGGCAAGGAGGGGTTGTACGAGTATGTTAAGTTCGATTCGCAGTCTTCAGTGTTCAGTCTTCAGTCTTCAGTAAGTGAGGCACCGATTTTGCTTGATCGCACCCATAAGCTCTACATCGGCGGAAAGCAGGTTCGTCCTGATGGCGGCTTCTCGTTCGAGGTGATCGGTGGGGAGTATGCTCGAGCTAATCGGAAGGACGTCCGGAACGCAGTTGAGGCTGCCGAGGGCGCGGCTTCTGCTTGGGCTGGATCAACCGGATTTTTGCGGAGCCAGATCCTTTACTATCTTGCTGAGAACCTGACGGCAGGACGAGACGCGATGGTCGCGGCGCTCAAACTAGGCGGTTCGGCTGATGCTGAGAAGGAATTTGAAGCGTCGATTGCAATAATCCTTCACTACGCTGCGTGGGCGGATAAATACGATGGGCAAGTGCATCAAGCACCGCTTCGGGGCTTGGTTTACACCCGAAACGAGCCACTTGGGGCTTCCGGTGTGTTTGCGCCGTCCGCCCCGGTACTAGCAGGATTCTTGGGGGCTTGTCTGCCTTTGATTGCAATGGGATCTCCGGTCGTCGCCGTCGCCTCTGAGAAGGCGCCGTTGGCAGCGATGGAGCTCGTTCGCGTGATCGAAGCTAGCGACATTCCCTCGGGGGTTTGGAACGTTTTAACCGGTGTCCACGCAGAGCTAGAGCCAACGTTTGGGGACCATTTGGGATTGAATGCGGTCTGGCACTTCGGCTCGGTCGAAGGCGGTCAACGCATCCAAAAGCTCTCGGCCGGGAACCTCAAGCAGACTTGGGCGATGCCGGAAGGCTCCGTGGACTGGCACGGCCAGCCATCTAAGGAATTCTTGCGACGTGCAACCCAAGTGAAGAACATCTGGGTTCCGTACGGGGCTTGA
- the deoC gene encoding deoxyribose-phosphate aldolase, producing MITSGAGATTHKRNPGMPLDLEWVESLTANRSAIERRATTLGGRRTVKKEWQAAWLIRAIQCMDLTTLSGDDTAGNVHRLCAKAKQPLSAEMLEQLGLESLHTGAVCVYHQYVEECVKNLKGTGIPVAAVSTGFPHGLSPFRERIHEIKASVAAGADEIDIVITRGHVLRGDWEALYEEMRQFREACGEAHVKAILATGELGTLSNVAKASAVCMMAGADFIKTSTGKEPVNATLPVSLVMVRAIREYEEMARVKVGYKPAGGIRTAKQSLDFLMLMKEELGDAWLSPSLFRLGASTLLADIERQLEHFLTGRYSAFNRHAMG from the coding sequence ATGATAACCTCCGGCGCAGGTGCGACGACGCACAAACGCAATCCCGGAATGCCTCTTGATTTGGAGTGGGTCGAGTCACTTACCGCTAATCGAAGCGCCATCGAGCGACGTGCTACCACCCTAGGCGGGCGGCGGACGGTGAAGAAAGAATGGCAGGCGGCTTGGCTGATCCGTGCGATCCAGTGCATGGACCTCACCACACTGAGCGGTGACGATACGGCCGGAAACGTCCACCGGCTCTGCGCCAAGGCGAAACAACCGCTTTCCGCCGAGATGCTGGAACAGCTCGGGTTGGAGAGCCTGCACACCGGCGCAGTTTGCGTTTATCACCAGTACGTTGAGGAGTGCGTTAAGAACCTAAAGGGCACTGGAATCCCCGTCGCCGCCGTTTCGACCGGATTCCCGCATGGTCTCTCGCCGTTCCGTGAGCGGATCCATGAAATCAAGGCGAGCGTGGCAGCTGGGGCGGACGAGATTGATATTGTCATCACGCGTGGACACGTTCTGCGGGGGGATTGGGAGGCGCTTTATGAGGAGATGCGACAGTTCCGAGAGGCTTGCGGGGAGGCTCACGTGAAAGCGATTTTGGCAACCGGCGAACTTGGAACGCTGTCAAATGTTGCGAAGGCCAGCGCGGTCTGCATGATGGCCGGAGCGGATTTCATCAAGACTTCGACAGGCAAGGAACCGGTAAACGCAACCCTGCCGGTTTCGCTAGTGATGGTTCGAGCGATCCGAGAGTACGAAGAGATGGCTCGGGTGAAGGTGGGCTACAAACCCGCCGGCGGGATCCGGACAGCGAAACAATCGCTCGACTTTTTGATGCTGATGAAGGAAGAGCTTGGCGATGCTTGGCTTTCGCCGTCGCTGTTTCGGTTGGGTGCTAGTACCCTACTTGCCGATATTGAGCGGCAGCTCGAACACTTCTTGACGGGACGGTATTCGGCGTTTAATCGCCACGCGATGGGTTAA
- a CDS encoding RNA polymerase sigma factor produces the protein MESRVISDLDRLKQGDSEALHVWVSEHYDGIYRFLRHLTRQVEAAEDLAQQTFVNAIQALPKFRGESSQKTWLHRIAFREYIAWRRKRRLLLPLEFLAPKEDPRFAAVEAGEVLLAALHQLPSAYREAFLLFEVQQMSIEEIAEVTDSPVGTVKSRLHHARERLRVQLGGTFLEVSYEPK, from the coding sequence ATGGAATCACGGGTGATATCCGACTTGGATAGGTTAAAGCAGGGGGATTCTGAGGCGCTACACGTTTGGGTGTCGGAGCATTACGACGGCATCTATCGCTTTTTGCGCCATCTGACTCGGCAGGTTGAGGCCGCCGAGGATCTTGCGCAGCAGACCTTCGTAAACGCCATCCAGGCACTTCCCAAGTTTCGGGGAGAGTCGAGCCAGAAGACCTGGCTTCACAGGATCGCATTTCGTGAGTACATTGCTTGGCGTCGCAAACGGCGCTTGTTGCTACCGCTCGAATTTTTGGCTCCCAAAGAGGACCCAAGGTTTGCGGCGGTGGAAGCGGGCGAGGTTTTGTTGGCGGCCCTCCATCAACTGCCGTCGGCCTATCGTGAGGCGTTTCTGCTCTTTGAGGTGCAGCAAATGTCGATCGAGGAGATTGCTGAGGTGACGGACAGCCCGGTGGGGACAGTGAAATCTCGTTTGCATCATGCAAGAGAGAGGTTACGAGTCCAGTTGGGCGGGACGTTTCTAGAGGTGAGCTATGAACCCAAATAA
- a CDS encoding fasciclin domain-containing protein, whose translation MAGAQSAMMSMKANPMVGGMPMMASKNIVQNAIESADHTTLVAAVKAAGLVDALSGKGPFTVFAPTNAAFSMLPKGAVENLLMPENMKALKGVLTYHVVTGKMDYDTIAKAIKAGSGSAKLKTLNGGWLWAMWNGPRNIVLKDEMGNVSAISTYDVMQSNGVIHVIDHVLMPK comes from the coding sequence ATGGCAGGCGCGCAGAGCGCGATGATGTCGATGAAGGCAAACCCAATGGTCGGCGGAATGCCGATGATGGCGAGCAAGAACATTGTTCAGAATGCAATTGAGTCGGCCGACCATACCACATTGGTTGCTGCGGTGAAGGCGGCTGGCCTTGTCGATGCGCTGAGCGGCAAGGGGCCGTTTACGGTGTTCGCACCAACCAACGCAGCTTTTTCCATGCTGCCAAAGGGTGCGGTTGAGAACCTGTTGATGCCTGAAAATATGAAGGCGTTGAAGGGTGTGCTGACCTACCACGTGGTGACTGGAAAGATGGATTACGACACGATTGCAAAGGCGATCAAAGCGGGCAGTGGTTCAGCGAAACTCAAGACTCTCAACGGCGGCTGGCTCTGGGCGATGTGGAACGGCCCTCGAAACATCGTTCTGAAGGACGAAATGGGCAACGTTTCAGCGATCAGCACCTATGACGTCATGCAGAGCAACGGTGTGATCCATGTAATTGATCACGTATTGATGCCCAAGTAA